From Candidatus Binatia bacterium, a single genomic window includes:
- the malQ gene encoding 4-alpha-glucanotransferase: protein MSRASGVLLHITSLPSPFGIGDLGPWAYRFADFLAAERQTYWQILPLAPTDPVRGNSPYDSRSAFAGNPLIISPELLLREDWLRPEDLEEHPPFARERVQYEIVTAYKARLLDKVFQRYQNRAALDGGFEKFCDQNAGWLEDYSLFTALKARFDGAPWPDWPEPLRDREKSALTQWKKKCREEMKKEKLFQYLFFQQWSALKEYANGKKILFVGDLPIYVSGDSADVWANPHLFKLDKAKRPTVVAGVPPDYFSATGQLWGNPVYRWDALKETNYAWWFKRLRHNLACFDRVRLDHFRGFVAYWEVPAGERTAKNGRWVKAASDDFFAGLVLQFHGLPFFVEDLGLITPDVRKVMKRFGFAGMKLLLFAFGDDMASNPYAVHNHEKNSVVYTGTHDNNTVKGWFLEEASADDRERLCAYVGHKVAAEMAHWELIRLCFMSVADTAIIPMQDLLGLGSEARMNRPATTEGNWAWRFIPEQITSSLSAELSKLAEIYGRVPGQSRGSQAD, encoded by the coding sequence ATGAGTCGAGCGAGCGGCGTCCTGCTTCACATCACCTCCCTTCCGTCGCCTTTCGGGATCGGCGATCTCGGCCCGTGGGCTTACCGCTTCGCCGATTTTCTCGCCGCAGAGCGCCAGACCTACTGGCAAATTCTTCCGCTCGCCCCGACCGATCCGGTCCGCGGAAATTCCCCGTACGACAGCCGCTCCGCCTTCGCCGGGAACCCGCTCATCATCAGCCCCGAGCTGCTGCTGCGGGAGGACTGGCTCCGTCCGGAGGATCTCGAAGAGCATCCCCCGTTCGCGCGGGAGCGCGTCCAATACGAGATCGTCACGGCGTATAAAGCCCGGCTGCTCGACAAGGTTTTTCAACGTTATCAAAACCGCGCGGCGCTGGACGGCGGATTTGAAAAGTTTTGCGACCAGAACGCCGGCTGGCTCGAAGATTACAGCCTGTTCACCGCACTCAAGGCCCGCTTTGACGGCGCGCCCTGGCCGGATTGGCCGGAACCGCTGAGAGATCGAGAGAAGAGCGCGCTCACGCAATGGAAAAAAAAATGCCGCGAGGAAATGAAGAAGGAAAAGTTGTTTCAGTACCTTTTCTTCCAACAGTGGAGCGCGCTCAAGGAATACGCCAACGGCAAGAAGATTCTTTTTGTCGGCGACCTGCCGATCTACGTGAGCGGCGACAGCGCCGATGTCTGGGCCAATCCGCACCTCTTCAAGCTCGATAAGGCGAAGCGGCCGACCGTCGTCGCCGGCGTCCCGCCGGATTATTTCAGCGCCACCGGCCAGCTCTGGGGCAATCCGGTTTACCGCTGGGACGCGCTCAAGGAAACGAATTATGCGTGGTGGTTCAAGCGGCTGCGTCACAATCTCGCCTGCTTCGATAGAGTCCGCCTGGATCACTTTCGCGGCTTTGTCGCTTACTGGGAGGTGCCCGCGGGCGAGCGCACGGCGAAGAACGGTCGCTGGGTCAAGGCGGCATCGGACGATTTTTTTGCCGGCCTCGTGCTCCAGTTTCACGGCCTGCCGTTTTTCGTCGAAGACCTGGGACTGATCACCCCCGATGTCCGCAAAGTCATGAAGCGCTTCGGCTTCGCCGGGATGAAGCTGCTCCTGTTCGCGTTCGGGGACGACATGGCAAGCAATCCCTACGCCGTTCACAACCACGAGAAGAATTCCGTCGTCTACACCGGAACCCACGACAACAACACGGTCAAGGGCTGGTTTCTGGAAGAGGCGAGCGCCGATGACCGCGAGCGGCTCTGCGCCTATGTCGGCCACAAGGTCGCGGCGGAAATGGCCCACTGGGAACTGATTCGGCTCTGCTTCATGTCGGTGGCGGACACCGCGATCATACCGATGCAGGATCTGCTCGGTCTCGGCTCCGAGGCGCGGATGAACCGGCCGGCGACGACCGAAGGAAATTGGGCTTGGCGCTTCATTCCGGAGCAGATCACGTCCTCGTTGAGCGCAGAGCTCTCGAAGCTTGCCGAGATCTATGGAAGAGTCCCGGGGCAAAGCCGCGGGTCGCAGGCGGATTGA
- the glgC gene encoding glucose-1-phosphate adenylyltransferase → MEILGMVMAGGRGKRLYPLTRDRAKPAVPFGGKYRIIDFVLSNFVNSGIYSIYVLTQFKAQSLVEHLQEGWQVSSLLRDYFVTPVPAQMRSGVDWYRGTADAVHQNVHLIKRPNPKAVAVFGADHVYKMNIRQMAEYHWQKNSEVTVAALPVRIEDASQFGVMEVDDEWRIVGFEEKPARPKPIPGEPDWALASMGNYIFETKLLLQALENDAPKPQSSHDFGIDIIPELLKAGKEILAYDFRTNRIPISAKGEESSYWRDIGTVEAYYEANMELRDVDPSLNLYNRSWPIRTVSYSDPPAKFVFDEEGRRGMALNSIVAEGTIITGSLVRDSVISRNVRIHSYSTIEDAVIMARVEIGRGCRLRRVILDKNVYIPPGTEIGYNVERDRERYFVTKSGITVIPREEPRAVIP, encoded by the coding sequence GTGGAAATCCTCGGAATGGTGATGGCTGGAGGCCGCGGCAAGCGGCTCTATCCCTTGACGAGAGACCGCGCCAAGCCGGCAGTCCCCTTCGGCGGCAAATATCGCATCATCGACTTCGTTCTCTCCAACTTCGTCAATTCCGGAATCTATTCGATCTACGTCCTCACCCAATTCAAAGCCCAATCGCTCGTGGAACATCTCCAGGAAGGATGGCAGGTCAGCAGCCTGCTCCGGGATTACTTCGTCACGCCGGTGCCGGCGCAGATGCGCTCGGGCGTCGATTGGTACCGGGGAACGGCCGACGCCGTCCATCAAAACGTCCACCTGATCAAGCGGCCCAATCCCAAGGCCGTCGCGGTTTTCGGCGCCGATCACGTCTATAAAATGAACATCCGCCAGATGGCGGAATACCATTGGCAGAAAAACTCGGAGGTCACGGTCGCGGCGTTGCCGGTGAGGATCGAAGATGCTTCGCAGTTCGGCGTGATGGAAGTGGATGATGAATGGCGCATCGTCGGCTTCGAGGAGAAACCCGCCAGGCCGAAGCCGATACCGGGAGAGCCGGATTGGGCGCTCGCCTCGATGGGAAATTATATTTTCGAGACCAAGCTGCTCCTACAAGCGCTGGAGAACGATGCGCCGAAGCCACAAAGCAGCCACGACTTCGGCATCGACATCATCCCCGAATTGCTAAAAGCCGGGAAAGAAATCCTCGCCTACGACTTCCGGACCAATCGCATCCCCATCTCCGCCAAAGGCGAGGAGTCGAGCTATTGGCGCGACATCGGGACGGTCGAGGCCTACTACGAGGCCAACATGGAGCTGCGCGACGTGGACCCTTCTTTGAACCTGTACAACCGCAGTTGGCCCATTCGAACCGTCAGCTACAGCGATCCGCCGGCAAAATTTGTCTTCGACGAGGAAGGGCGGCGCGGAATGGCGCTCAACTCGATCGTCGCGGAAGGGACCATTATCACCGGCAGCCTCGTGCGCGACTCGGTGATCAGCCGCAACGTCCGCATCCACAGCTACTCGACCATCGAAGACGCCGTCATCATGGCGCGAGTGGAGATCGGCAGGGGCTGCCGGCTGAGAAGAGTGATTCTGGATAAAAACGTCTACATTCCGCCGGGGACGGAGATCGGCTACAACGTCGAAAGGGACCGCGAGCGCTACTTCGTCACCAAGAGCGGCATCACGGTCATCCCGCGCGAAGAGCCGAGAGCGGTTATACCCTGA
- the glgA gene encoding glycogen synthase GlgA encodes MAASESVPLAKTGGLGDMVGALCGSLVGLGAEVAVVLPAYQSILAGGFSLQETGIEIEAALGKERVPGTVLKMTLDSGVAVYVIRQDRYFRRPQLYGAPQGDYPDNAERFVFFSKAALHLSQRTGPWELIHCHDWQAALIPALKQLDAASRHEARKCKTVLTIHNLAFQGNFPMAAANLLNLEVRYFTPEYLEFYGRVNFLKGGILYADALTTVSRKYAREILTPEYGCGLEGVLRGRERDLHGILNGVDYREWNPATDPYIKENYRPADLSGKQGCKKDLQEIFALPPKATTPLIGIVSRLTDQKGIDIILQAIEDLFSMNLQIVILGAGDEKYQTLLADLPGARRGKIGVKIGFDEALAHKIEAGADMFLMPSKYEPCGLNQIYSLKYGTVPIVRATGGLDDTIEDYDPIGGTGNGFKFTEYSASALSNAVKRAVAVYRDKKAWRQLVANGMASDFSWEKPAEEYLALYRKLVEREDSGSPGALE; translated from the coding sequence ATGGCGGCTTCGGAGAGCGTTCCGTTGGCGAAGACCGGCGGGCTGGGAGATATGGTCGGCGCGCTCTGCGGCTCCCTGGTAGGCCTCGGCGCGGAGGTGGCCGTCGTTCTGCCCGCCTATCAATCCATTTTAGCAGGCGGCTTCTCATTGCAAGAAACGGGAATAGAAATCGAGGCGGCGCTCGGCAAGGAGCGCGTTCCAGGAACCGTCTTAAAAATGACCTTGGACAGTGGCGTCGCGGTTTACGTGATACGGCAGGATCGCTACTTCCGCCGGCCGCAACTTTACGGCGCGCCGCAAGGCGATTATCCGGACAACGCGGAGAGGTTCGTTTTTTTTTCCAAGGCCGCGCTCCATCTGTCCCAACGCACTGGTCCGTGGGAATTGATCCATTGCCACGACTGGCAAGCGGCGCTCATCCCGGCGCTCAAACAACTCGACGCGGCTTCCCGGCACGAAGCGCGAAAGTGCAAGACCGTTCTCACGATCCACAACCTGGCGTTCCAGGGAAATTTTCCCATGGCGGCTGCGAATCTGTTGAATCTGGAGGTGCGCTACTTCACGCCCGAGTATTTGGAATTCTACGGGCGCGTCAATTTTCTCAAAGGCGGGATTCTCTATGCCGACGCGCTTACGACGGTGAGCCGGAAGTATGCCCGGGAGATCCTGACTCCCGAGTATGGCTGCGGGCTCGAAGGCGTCCTACGCGGCCGGGAGCGCGATCTGCATGGGATTCTCAACGGCGTGGATTACCGCGAATGGAATCCCGCGACCGATCCCTACATCAAAGAAAATTATCGCCCCGCCGACTTGAGCGGCAAGCAAGGTTGCAAGAAAGACCTACAGGAGATTTTCGCTCTGCCTCCGAAAGCCACAACCCCTTTGATCGGCATCGTCTCCCGCCTGACGGACCAAAAGGGGATCGATATCATCCTGCAGGCGATCGAGGATCTCTTCAGCATGAACTTGCAGATCGTTATCCTCGGCGCCGGCGACGAGAAATACCAGACCCTTCTCGCGGACCTGCCCGGCGCGCGCCGGGGAAAGATCGGCGTCAAAATTGGTTTCGACGAGGCTCTCGCCCACAAGATCGAGGCGGGCGCCGATATGTTTCTGATGCCTTCCAAATACGAGCCGTGCGGTCTCAACCAGATTTACAGCCTCAAGTACGGCACGGTGCCGATCGTGCGCGCCACCGGCGGCCTGGACGATACCATCGAAGATTACGATCCGATCGGCGGGACGGGGAACGGATTCAAATTTACCGAGTACTCGGCCTCCGCCTTGTCGAATGCGGTCAAGCGAGCCGTCGCCGTTTATCGCGACAAAAAAGCGTGGCGGCAGTTAGTGGCCAACGGCATGGCCTCAGACTTCTCCTGGGAGAAACCGGCAGAGGAATACTTGGCTCTCTATCGCAAGCTCGTGGAGCGCGAAGATTCCGGATCCCCGGGTGCGCTGGAATGA
- the galT gene encoding galactose-1-phosphate uridylyltransferase → MMPQLRKDPVTGRWVIISTERAKRPTHYEHRKSPSKPGPCAFCEGNERQTPPEIAAYRPGGSQRDGPGWTLRVVPNKFPALMIEGSLDRRGEGVYDLMNGVGAHEVIIETPKHEVNAGELTNQQFEEVLWAYRDRVLDLREDKRFRYVLIFKNQGADAGATMEHSHSQLIALPIVPRNVTDELVGAQEYFKYKERCIYCDIVRQEIDDRSRIVSENDSFVVICPFAPRFPFETWILPKKHSSYFEHATKQEYVDLSRSLRETLIRLNRTLNDPPFNYLIHSMPFQEMDNGHFHWHIEVMPKLTQVAGFEWGTGFYINPMPPELAAQSLREIAL, encoded by the coding sequence ATTATGCCGCAGCTAAGAAAAGACCCCGTCACCGGCCGTTGGGTGATCATCTCGACCGAGCGCGCCAAGAGACCCACCCATTACGAACATCGCAAGAGCCCTTCAAAACCCGGCCCCTGCGCGTTTTGCGAAGGCAACGAACGCCAGACGCCGCCGGAGATCGCCGCGTACCGGCCCGGGGGCTCCCAGCGTGACGGTCCCGGATGGACGCTCCGCGTCGTGCCCAACAAGTTTCCCGCCTTGATGATCGAGGGCAGTCTCGACCGCCGCGGCGAAGGGGTTTATGACTTAATGAACGGCGTCGGCGCGCATGAAGTCATCATCGAAACGCCGAAGCACGAAGTGAACGCGGGCGAGCTCACCAACCAGCAGTTCGAAGAGGTGCTTTGGGCGTATCGGGATCGGGTGTTGGATTTGAGGGAGGATAAAAGGTTTCGCTACGTTCTGATCTTCAAGAATCAAGGCGCGGACGCGGGCGCCACGATGGAGCACAGCCATTCGCAGTTGATCGCGCTGCCGATCGTTCCGCGCAACGTGACCGACGAGCTGGTCGGCGCGCAGGAGTATTTCAAATACAAGGAGCGCTGCATCTACTGCGACATCGTGCGCCAGGAAATCGACGACCGGTCGCGGATCGTGAGCGAGAACGACAGCTTCGTCGTGATCTGTCCGTTCGCGCCGCGGTTCCCCTTCGAGACCTGGATTTTGCCGAAGAAGCATTCTTCCTACTTCGAGCACGCGACCAAGCAGGAATACGTCGACCTCTCGCGCTCGCTCCGAGAGACGCTGATCCGGCTCAACCGCACGTTGAACGATCCGCCTTTCAACTATCTCATCCACTCGATGCCCTTTCAGGAAATGGACAACGGCCACTTTCACTGGCACATCGAGGTGATGCCGAAGCTGACTCAAGTGGCCGGCTTCGAGTGGGGCACGGGCTTTTACATCAACCCCATGCCGCCCGAGCTGGCGGCCCAATCCCTCAGGGAAATCGCGCTGTAA